A genomic segment from Stegostoma tigrinum isolate sSteTig4 chromosome 1, sSteTig4.hap1, whole genome shotgun sequence encodes:
- the shisa3 gene encoding protein shisa-3 homolog, translated as MLAVLPCLVLGLFTWSVGICGAQGEFCHGWIDNAGKWHDGFQCPEDYDTTDATTCCGSCSLRYCCAAAEARLDQGLCTNDREQQNPDYSAQPVYMPFLIVGSIFIAFIILGSLVAVYCCTCLRPKQPNPQPMRFSVRNHQTETIPMIPTFTHLRTPSRQSSTATSSSSTGGSIHRFSIGRTESGHGCLVASSPPPVYSSPGCLQTAQTLHIGQAPSFLMPQQYFTYTLQPEPFTTGKGFNDFTQSRLKTPAQDSEQVIYSNAGL; from the exons GCGGTGCCCAGGGGGAGTTCTGCCACGGTTGGATCGACAATGCGGGCAAATGGCACGACGGCTTCCAGTGTCCTGAGGATTATGATACAACGGACGCCACGACCTGCTGCGGCTCGTGTTCTCTACGTTACTGCTGTGCGGCCGCTGAGGCCAGGCTGGACCAGGGGCTTTGTACCAACGACAGAGAGCAGCAGAACCCCGATTACTCAGCAC AGCCCGTCTATATGCCGTTCCTTATCGTCGGTTCCATATTCATTGCTTTCATCATCCTCGGTTCCCTGGTTGCTGTTTACTGTTGTACGTGCCTTAGACCCAAGCAACCAAATCCGCAGCCAATGCGTTTCTCAGTGAGGAACCACCAAACAGAGACCATTCCCATGATCCCAACCTTTACACATTTGAGGACCCCATCCCGGCAGTCGAGCACTGCCACTAGCTCCAGCTCAACCGGTGGCTCCATTCACAGATTCTCCATCGGCAGAACAGAGTCAGGACACGGGTGCCTGGTGGCATCGTCGCCGCCGCCGGTTTACAGCTCCCCTGGGTGCCTGCAGACTGCACAGACCCTACATATCGGCCAGGCCCCGAGCTTTCTGATGCCGCAGCAGTATTTCACTTACACCCTGCAACCAGAGCCATTCACAACAGGCAAAGGTTTCAACGATTTCACTCAGAGCCGGCTGAAGACTCCCGCGCAGGACTCCGAGCAAGTGATATATAGTAACGCGGGTTTATAG